A section of the Prochlorococcus marinus XMU1402 genome encodes:
- a CDS encoding creatininase family protein yields the protein MNFKPIPNKFEYLNWQEIESVAKNKRSTVIWPFGAVEQHGPHLPLATDSIFVDEIISEVFKLFPADIPLKKLPTQYIGFSPEHKGFAGTISLSSNLITSMIKEVGSQLFETGFKRLILINGHGGQISLLNTAARELRSFAPGMAVFPCFLWSGVNGLSELLTKTEIEDGLHASLAETSLMLALKPELVGDERPNESVKGQIPEGWSLEGNAPTAWLTDDFSKSGVIGDSRGANESLGKNLKELLINHWFKLIMNLMQSDWPNNS from the coding sequence ATGAACTTTAAACCAATACCTAATAAATTTGAATATTTAAATTGGCAAGAAATTGAGAGTGTTGCAAAAAACAAAAGATCTACAGTGATTTGGCCATTCGGTGCTGTTGAGCAACATGGGCCGCATTTGCCTCTTGCTACAGATAGTATTTTTGTTGATGAAATTATTAGCGAAGTTTTTAAATTATTCCCTGCCGATATTCCATTAAAAAAACTTCCAACTCAATATATTGGTTTTTCTCCAGAGCATAAGGGTTTTGCTGGGACAATTTCACTGTCCTCAAATTTAATAACCTCAATGATTAAGGAAGTTGGAAGTCAATTATTTGAAACAGGTTTTAAAAGATTGATATTGATTAATGGACATGGAGGTCAAATTTCACTATTAAATACAGCTGCAAGAGAGCTAAGAAGTTTCGCGCCAGGGATGGCAGTTTTCCCTTGTTTCTTATGGAGTGGTGTTAATGGATTGAGTGAATTGTTAACAAAAACTGAGATCGAGGATGGGCTTCATGCTTCTTTAGCTGAAACAAGTTTGATGCTGGCTTTAAAACCAGAATTAGTAGGTGATGAACGCCCAAATGAAAGCGTTAAGGGACAGATCCCAGAAGGCTGGAGTCTAGAGGGCAATGCGCCTACTGCTTGGCTTACTGACGACTTCAGTAAATCAGGTGTCATTGGAGATAGTAGAGGAGCAAATGAGTCTTTAGGGAAAAATTTAAAGGAATTATTGATTAATCATTGGTTTAAATTGATTATGAATCTGATGCAATCAGATTGGCCAAATAATTCTTAA
- a CDS encoding aldehyde oxygenase (deformylating), which yields MQTLESNKKTIEESTNPISLDLPDFTTDSYKDAYSRINAIVIEGEQEAHDNYISIATLIPNELEELTKLARMEMKHKRGFTACGKNLGVVADMDFAKKFFSKLHGNFQVALEKGNLTTCLLIQAILIEAFAISAYNVYIRVADPFAKKITEGVVKDEYLHLNYGQEWLKENLSTCKEELMEANKVNLPLIKKMLDEVAEDASVLAMDREELMEEFMIAYQDTLMEIGLDNREIARMAMAAIV from the coding sequence ATGCAAACTCTAGAATCAAATAAAAAAACTATTGAAGAATCGACTAATCCGATTTCTTTAGATTTGCCAGACTTCACTACAGATTCTTATAAGGATGCATATAGCAGAATAAATGCAATTGTTATAGAGGGAGAGCAAGAGGCTCATGATAATTACATTTCAATAGCAACTTTAATTCCAAATGAGTTAGAGGAGTTAACTAAATTGGCGAGAATGGAAATGAAGCATAAAAGAGGCTTTACTGCGTGTGGAAAAAATTTAGGTGTAGTAGCTGATATGGATTTTGCTAAAAAATTCTTTTCTAAATTACATGGCAATTTTCAAGTTGCTCTTGAAAAGGGAAATTTAACAACATGTCTTTTAATACAAGCTATCTTAATTGAGGCATTCGCAATTTCTGCTTATAACGTCTACATAAGAGTTGCGGATCCTTTTGCAAAAAAAATAACTGAGGGAGTAGTTAAAGATGAATATCTTCATTTAAATTATGGTCAAGAGTGGCTTAAAGAGAATTTATCTACTTGTAAAGAGGAATTAATGGAAGCTAATAAGGTTAATCTTCCTTTAATTAAAAAGATGTTAGATGAAGTAGCAGAAGACGCATCAGTGTTAGCTATGGATAGAGAAGAATTAATGGAAGAATTTATGATTGCTTATCAAGATACATTGATGGAAATAGGTCTAGATAATAGAGAAATTGCAAGAATGGCTATGGCAGCTATTGTCTAA
- a CDS encoding long-chain acyl-[acyl-carrier-protein] reductase, translating into MFGLIGHSTSFEDAKRKASMLGFDHIADGDLDVWCTAPPQLVENVEVKSATGISIEGSYIDSCFVPEMLSRFKTARRKVLNAMELAQKKGINITALGGFTSIIFENFNLLQHKQIRNTSLEWERFTTGNTHTAWVICKQLEINAPRIGIDLKKATVAVIGATGDIGSAVCRWLINKTGISELLMVARQQEPLALLQKELDGGIVTSLNEALPQADIVVWVASMPKTIEIDIDNLKKPCLMIDGGYPKNLDEKFQGENIHVLKGGIVEFFNDIGWNMMELAEMQNPQREMFACFAEAMILEFEKCHTNFSWGRNNISLEKMEFIGAASLKHGFSAIGLDKQPKVLTV; encoded by the coding sequence ATGTTTGGGTTAATAGGCCACTCAACCAGTTTTGAAGATGCAAAAAGAAAAGCTTCGATGCTAGGCTTTGATCATATTGCAGATGGCGACTTGGATGTTTGGTGTACTGCTCCTCCTCAGCTTGTTGAAAATGTAGAAGTTAAGAGTGCTACTGGAATATCTATTGAAGGTTCTTATATAGATTCGTGCTTTGTTCCTGAAATGCTTTCTAGGTTTAAAACGGCTAGAAGAAAAGTACTAAATGCTATGGAACTAGCTCAGAAAAAAGGGATTAACATTACCGCTTTAGGAGGATTTACTTCTATTATTTTTGAGAATTTTAATCTTCTACAGCATAAACAAATTAGAAATACTTCTTTAGAGTGGGAAAGGTTTACTACTGGCAATACTCATACCGCCTGGGTTATTTGTAAACAACTAGAAATAAATGCGCCTCGCATTGGGATAGACCTTAAAAAGGCAACTGTTGCTGTAATTGGTGCTACAGGTGATATTGGTAGTGCTGTTTGTAGATGGCTTATCAATAAAACTGGGATTTCAGAACTTCTTATGGTAGCAAGACAACAAGAACCACTAGCGCTGTTACAAAAAGAATTAGATGGTGGAATCGTAACAAGCTTAAATGAGGCATTACCTCAGGCGGATATTGTTGTATGGGTTGCAAGTATGCCTAAAACTATTGAAATTGATATAGATAACTTAAAAAAACCATGTTTAATGATTGATGGCGGATACCCCAAAAATCTTGATGAGAAATTTCAGGGTGAAAATATTCATGTTTTAAAAGGAGGTATAGTAGAGTTTTTTAATGATATTGGATGGAATATGATGGAACTTGCGGAAATGCAAAACCCTCAGAGAGAGATGTTTGCTTGCTTTGCAGAAGCTATGATTTTAGAATTTGAAAAGTGTCATACAAACTTTAGTTGGGGAAGAAATAACATATCCCTTGAAAAGATGGAGTTTATTGGAGCAGCATCTTTAAAGCACGGTTTTTCTGCGATTGGACTTGATAAGCAGCCTAAAGTATTAACTGTTTAA
- a CDS encoding acetyl-CoA carboxylase carboxyltransferase subunit alpha has translation MAKRYLLDFEKPLVELEKQIEQIKELARDSEVDVSQQLLQLETLAARRREEIFKSLTPAQKIQVARHPQRPSTLDFVQMFCDDWIELHGDRNGGDDMALIGGIGSINNRPVLMLGHQKGRDTKENVVRNFGMAKPGGYRKALRLMQHANRFSLPILTFIDTPGAYAGLKAEEQGQGEAIARNLREMFGLKVPIVATVIGEGGSGGALGIGVADRLLMFEHSVYTVASPEACASILWRDAAKAPEAASALKITGKDLLKLGIIDEVLPEPSGGNNWAPLDAGNTLKKAIEKHLNALLQMPEEELIEERYKKFRVLGKFIEANNIEEIYSEIPQKTE, from the coding sequence ATGGCTAAACGTTACCTCCTTGATTTTGAAAAGCCTCTTGTTGAACTTGAGAAGCAGATAGAGCAAATTAAAGAATTAGCTCGAGATTCAGAAGTAGATGTTAGTCAACAGCTTCTGCAGCTTGAAACCTTAGCTGCTAGGAGAAGAGAAGAAATATTTAAATCTCTCACCCCTGCTCAAAAGATTCAGGTAGCTAGACATCCTCAAAGACCTAGTACTTTGGATTTTGTTCAAATGTTTTGTGATGACTGGATCGAATTACATGGAGACAGAAATGGTGGCGATGATATGGCACTAATTGGGGGGATAGGTTCGATAAATAATAGACCAGTGTTGATGTTAGGGCATCAGAAAGGAAGGGACACAAAAGAAAATGTAGTAAGAAATTTTGGGATGGCAAAACCTGGAGGTTACAGAAAAGCTCTTAGATTAATGCAGCATGCAAATAGATTTTCTTTGCCAATCCTTACATTTATTGATACTCCCGGAGCTTATGCCGGTTTAAAAGCTGAAGAACAAGGTCAAGGTGAAGCGATTGCTAGAAACCTTCGAGAGATGTTTGGATTGAAAGTTCCAATTGTGGCTACTGTCATTGGAGAAGGAGGTTCTGGAGGAGCACTTGGAATAGGTGTTGCCGACAGGTTACTAATGTTTGAACACAGTGTTTACACAGTTGCTAGTCCGGAAGCATGTGCATCAATTTTGTGGAGAGATGCTGCTAAGGCACCAGAAGCTGCATCAGCACTTAAAATTACAGGTAAAGATTTACTTAAATTAGGTATAATAGATGAGGTATTACCAGAACCTTCTGGTGGGAATAATTGGGCTCCTTTAGATGCTGGTAACACACTAAAAAAGGCTATTGAAAAACACCTTAATGCTTTATTGCAAATGCCTGAAGAAGAATTAATTGAGGAAAGATACAAAAAGTTTAGGGTTTTAGGTAAATTTATCGAAGCAAATAATATTGAAGAAATTTATAGTGAAATCCCCCAAAAAACTGAATAA
- a CDS encoding SDR family oxidoreductase, translating to MKSPKKLNNLKLAFITGATKGIGRSTAITFANAGWDLILLSRNMDLMEKLKRELLTTKSKINPVKCDLSNPLEIEHCVKEAIKKYGCPSVLINNAGCAVNGPLVEMELGQWEQTIQINLTSVFQICSAIIPQMRKNGGLVINVSSHASYNAFPQWGAYCVSKSALAMFTKCLREEERPNSIRACTITLGSVNTPLWDSESINSDFDRTSMLSSKEVSETILYMAQKPESQLIEDLTLMPSGGAF from the coding sequence GTGAAATCCCCCAAAAAACTGAATAACTTGAAACTAGCTTTTATAACGGGTGCTACGAAAGGTATTGGTAGATCTACCGCAATTACTTTTGCCAATGCTGGCTGGGATTTAATTTTACTCTCCAGGAATATGGATTTAATGGAGAAACTAAAGAGAGAACTTTTGACCACTAAATCAAAAATTAACCCAGTAAAATGTGATTTATCTAATCCTCTAGAAATAGAGCATTGTGTTAAAGAGGCAATTAAGAAGTATGGGTGCCCTTCAGTATTGATAAATAATGCCGGTTGCGCAGTTAATGGCCCTTTAGTTGAGATGGAATTAGGTCAATGGGAACAAACTATTCAAATAAACCTTACAAGTGTTTTTCAAATTTGTAGTGCAATAATTCCTCAAATGAGAAAAAATGGCGGTTTAGTTATTAATGTTAGTAGTCATGCCTCTTATAATGCATTCCCCCAATGGGGAGCTTATTGTGTTTCAAAATCTGCACTAGCTATGTTTACTAAATGCTTGAGGGAGGAGGAGAGACCTAATTCAATAAGAGCGTGCACAATAACTCTTGGTTCAGTAAATACTCCTCTTTGGGACTCCGAATCAATCAATTCTGATTTCGATAGAACTTCTATGCTCTCCTCAAAAGAGGTATCAGAAACTATTCTATACATGGCTCAAAAACCTGAATCTCAATTGATCGAAGACTTGACTTTGATGCCATCTGGCGGAGCCTTTTAA
- the folE gene encoding GTP cyclohydrolase I — translation MTSTLPNDNIRNFDDQITNKLISEIIRDRIKNSGVRFSANDNISDFINPGELEILEKEVASRVKDLLKSLVIDVENDHNTQETAERVSKMYLNEVFKGRYHEQPKVTSFPNDKNLDEIYTVGPISVRSACSHHLVPILGECWIGIKPGNKVIGLSKFARVADWVFSRPHIQEEAVMILADEIEKLCEPKGLGIIVKAQHYCMKWRGVKEPNTSMINSVVRGDFRHDLSLKQEFFELVKQQSATNNY, via the coding sequence ATGACCTCTACATTACCCAACGATAATATTAGAAACTTTGACGACCAGATTACTAATAAACTAATTTCTGAAATTATTAGAGACAGAATTAAGAATTCTGGGGTGAGATTTAGTGCCAATGATAATATTTCTGATTTTATAAATCCTGGTGAATTAGAAATTTTAGAAAAAGAAGTAGCCTCAAGGGTTAAAGACTTACTAAAATCCCTCGTAATAGATGTTGAAAACGATCATAATACTCAAGAAACTGCTGAAAGAGTTTCAAAAATGTATTTAAATGAAGTTTTTAAAGGCAGATATCACGAACAACCTAAAGTTACCAGTTTCCCTAATGACAAGAATCTTGATGAAATTTATACGGTTGGCCCAATTTCTGTCAGATCTGCATGTTCACATCACTTAGTGCCAATTCTAGGAGAGTGTTGGATAGGTATAAAACCTGGAAACAAAGTCATTGGGCTTTCAAAATTTGCTAGAGTTGCCGATTGGGTTTTTTCAAGACCTCATATTCAGGAAGAAGCTGTAATGATTCTTGCAGATGAAATTGAAAAACTATGCGAACCTAAAGGTTTAGGCATTATTGTTAAAGCTCAACATTATTGTATGAAGTGGAGGGGAGTCAAAGAACCAAATACAAGTATGATTAATTCTGTGGTAAGAGGAGATTTTAGACACGATTTAAGTTTAAAACAAGAATTTTTTGAGCTTGTAAAACAGCAGTCCGCTACTAATAATTACTAA
- a CDS encoding phosphoribosylanthranilate isomerase produces MPKTIPLVKICGLTSEEQALKIAKLGANAIGIISVEESPRYVSAEIKKKIFKTLENFYPKIERVSVVQNCPIDLIIKNFLGNPTETIIQLHGDEDIDYCKKIREKIPNIGLWKAFRIKTEKDIDKIKPFENFVDAILLDSWNKETYGGSGKKINSIHLKNLQFSKPWWLAGGISIEWIDEILTDLKPDGLDISSSIEISPGLKDIKKTEDFLKFLKRN; encoded by the coding sequence ATGCCCAAGACTATTCCTTTAGTTAAAATTTGTGGACTAACCTCTGAAGAACAAGCTCTTAAAATCGCTAAATTAGGAGCAAATGCTATTGGCATTATTTCCGTTGAAGAGTCTCCAAGGTATGTATCAGCTGAAATTAAGAAAAAAATATTTAAAACCCTTGAAAATTTTTATCCAAAAATTGAGAGGGTATCAGTTGTACAAAATTGTCCAATAGACTTAATTATTAAAAATTTCTTAGGAAACCCCACTGAAACTATCATTCAATTACATGGCGATGAAGATATTGATTATTGCAAAAAAATAAGGGAAAAAATTCCTAATATTGGCCTTTGGAAAGCTTTCAGAATAAAAACAGAAAAGGACATAGATAAAATAAAACCTTTTGAGAATTTTGTAGATGCGATACTACTTGATTCTTGGAATAAAGAAACTTATGGAGGTTCAGGTAAAAAAATAAACTCTATACATCTAAAGAATTTGCAATTTAGCAAACCATGGTGGTTAGCAGGTGGAATATCAATTGAATGGATTGATGAAATCCTCACTGATTTAAAACCAGATGGATTAGATATTTCGAGTAGTATTGAAATATCTCCAGGATTAAAAGATATTAAAAAAACAGAGGATTTTCTTAAGTTTCTGAAAAGAAATTAG
- a CDS encoding site-2 protease family protein has translation MRSWQIFKIWGIPFKVHPYWFVILFLFSWSISNQVNLSSSNIYNNKEAWIIGFLTSFFLLSSIIFHEVFHTFVSLNQGVKIKNITFYFLGAILQIDKYCQTALGNIKIAIVRPLLCFATASILLLISNNSASQEQIAVNVISRVGIFNLFLGFLNLIPIGSLDGGNLLKSIIWHFSGSKNKGRNFLNKVNLSLSFFVLFFGVICLFRFNFYFGFILSFLGLFGVNSSKSESQFFKIENILKFSKVSEIKLKPLRKIEYDSNFSQFNKLIKNKKDASDKYFFVTNNGRWTGFVDENILKTVSLKKWERNFVGDFMKPIDSLESVSYNNKLWRTIERIEETNEGFLLVLNAADIPLGIIDRSKIGNFVLNKLGFNLPSDIVNKLNFKNHYPLGIELPKIINSMKQKGDL, from the coding sequence TTGAGAAGTTGGCAAATTTTTAAAATATGGGGAATTCCCTTTAAAGTTCATCCCTATTGGTTTGTTATTCTCTTTTTATTCTCATGGAGTATAAGTAATCAGGTCAATTTATCTTCTAGCAATATTTATAATAATAAAGAAGCTTGGATTATAGGGTTTCTAACTTCTTTTTTCTTATTATCTTCAATTATTTTTCATGAGGTTTTTCATACTTTTGTTTCACTTAATCAGGGTGTAAAAATAAAAAACATTACTTTTTATTTTTTAGGAGCAATTTTACAAATAGATAAGTATTGTCAAACTGCTTTAGGTAATATAAAAATTGCAATTGTTAGACCTCTTTTATGTTTCGCTACAGCATCTATCCTCCTTTTAATTAGTAATAACAGTGCATCTCAAGAACAAATAGCAGTTAATGTAATTTCAAGAGTAGGTATATTTAATTTATTCTTAGGCTTCTTAAATTTGATTCCAATTGGTTCTTTAGATGGGGGGAATTTATTAAAAAGTATTATTTGGCATTTCTCAGGGAGTAAAAATAAAGGAAGAAATTTCCTCAACAAAGTAAATTTATCATTATCTTTTTTTGTTTTATTTTTTGGAGTAATTTGTTTATTTAGATTTAACTTTTACTTTGGTTTTATTCTTTCTTTTTTGGGCTTGTTTGGAGTTAATTCTTCAAAATCTGAAAGTCAATTTTTTAAAATTGAAAACATACTAAAATTTAGTAAAGTTTCTGAAATTAAACTAAAGCCTTTGAGGAAAATTGAATACGATTCAAATTTCTCACAATTTAATAAATTAATAAAAAATAAGAAGGATGCATCGGATAAATATTTTTTTGTTACGAATAATGGTAGATGGACCGGTTTTGTTGATGAGAATATTTTAAAAACTGTTTCCTTAAAAAAATGGGAACGGAACTTTGTTGGAGATTTTATGAAACCAATCGATAGTTTGGAAAGTGTATCTTATAACAATAAATTATGGAGAACTATAGAAAGAATTGAAGAAACAAATGAAGGTTTTTTATTGGTTCTCAATGCTGCAGATATCCCTTTGGGGATAATTGATAGGTCAAAAATTGGAAACTTTGTATTGAATAAATTAGGTTTTAATTTGCCTTCAGATATTGTTAACAAATTAAACTTTAAAAATCATTATCCCTTAGGAATTGAATTGCCGAAAATAATTAATTCAATGAAGCAGAAAGGCGATCTTTAA
- a CDS encoding lipoyl protein ligase domain-containing protein, with product MALDLNSLDQTISNPEIIFTLRFYYWTGDWLSIGYHQKEIPLHWKNLLSNREINIVRRPSGGGAVLHSGGITYALTFKKTYYKFLSYEMVNNWLIKSFRELGLNLQYGNLRKSSIKTNCFGTSLISDLVDQDGFKRIGSAQFRKKGAFLQHGEIQTNPSRDLWFKLFKEEAPPKVNLKLTNDEIVQHLRNSFVKNKSNINFKNIAIDNKK from the coding sequence ATGGCTTTAGATTTAAATTCTTTAGATCAGACTATTTCCAATCCTGAAATAATTTTCACATTGAGGTTCTACTATTGGACTGGAGATTGGCTTTCAATTGGCTATCACCAAAAGGAAATTCCTCTTCATTGGAAAAATTTATTATCAAATCGGGAAATTAATATTGTTAGACGTCCCTCAGGAGGGGGGGCTGTTCTGCATTCGGGAGGCATAACATATGCATTAACATTTAAAAAAACTTACTATAAATTCTTAAGTTATGAAATGGTTAATAATTGGTTAATTAAAAGTTTTAGAGAATTAGGTCTAAACTTACAATATGGTAATTTACGAAAATCAAGCATTAAAACAAATTGTTTTGGGACTTCATTAATTTCGGATTTAGTTGATCAGGATGGGTTTAAGAGAATAGGTAGTGCTCAATTTCGTAAAAAAGGCGCATTCCTTCAACATGGAGAAATTCAAACAAATCCTTCAAGAGATTTGTGGTTCAAATTATTCAAAGAAGAAGCTCCACCAAAAGTAAATTTAAAACTAACAAATGATGAAATAGTTCAACATTTGAGAAATTCATTTGTGAAAAATAAATCAAATATAAATTTCAAAAATATTGCCATAGATAATAAAAAATAG
- the psaM gene encoding photosystem I reaction center subunit XII — MEPTQTINLIALSLIVVMHAGILALRLGISLGRN, encoded by the coding sequence ATGGAGCCAACTCAAACAATAAATTTAATTGCACTAAGTCTAATAGTAGTTATGCATGCAGGAATTTTAGCTCTCAGGTTAGGAATTAGTTTAGGTAGAAACTAA
- a CDS encoding SDR family NAD(P)-dependent oxidoreductase, giving the protein MSKNIKGLVLITGTTSGVGLNTLKPLLRFGWEVIAVNRSNKRAIEIAKEFLTEEEVKNVHFIEIDLSNLDDVRNGCDEILERFKQPINSLICNAAVYKPRLKRPERSSQGFENSMAVNHFGHFLMINLLLENILSSEREIVLNGKATLFKPRITVLGTVTANYSELGGRIPIPAPADLGDLSGFKNGFLSPISMANGKKFKPGKAYKDSKLCNMVTVQELSKRYPVAEIIVNSLYPGCVADTKLFRDTPWLFRLLFPIFQKFITKGYVSQRLAGERVAQVATYKEFAKPAVHWSWGNRQKTGRKAFSQKLSKRIIDTKTSQETYDLTSQLVGLD; this is encoded by the coding sequence GTGAGTAAGAACATTAAGGGTTTAGTCCTAATAACAGGAACAACTTCAGGAGTTGGATTAAATACTCTAAAACCACTTTTAAGATTTGGATGGGAGGTTATAGCTGTTAATCGATCAAATAAAAGAGCTATAGAAATAGCTAAGGAATTCTTGACAGAAGAGGAAGTTAAAAATGTTCATTTTATCGAAATAGATCTTTCTAACTTGGATGATGTGAGAAATGGTTGCGATGAAATATTAGAAAGATTTAAACAACCAATAAATTCTCTTATTTGTAATGCAGCAGTTTATAAACCTAGACTAAAGAGACCTGAAAGGTCTTCTCAAGGCTTTGAAAACTCTATGGCAGTGAATCATTTTGGCCATTTCCTTATGATAAACCTTCTTTTAGAAAATATTTTATCTTCAGAAAGAGAAATTGTTTTAAATGGAAAAGCTACTTTATTCAAGCCAAGAATTACAGTATTAGGGACTGTCACTGCTAATTATTCAGAACTAGGAGGAAGGATCCCCATCCCTGCACCAGCTGATTTGGGAGATTTATCTGGATTCAAAAATGGTTTTTTGTCTCCAATAAGTATGGCGAATGGAAAGAAATTCAAACCTGGTAAGGCTTATAAGGATAGTAAACTTTGCAATATGGTGACCGTTCAGGAATTATCAAAAAGATATCCTGTAGCGGAAATAATTGTAAATTCTCTATATCCGGGATGTGTTGCTGATACAAAACTTTTTAGAGATACACCTTGGTTATTTAGACTCCTTTTCCCGATATTTCAAAAATTCATAACAAAAGGATATGTGTCACAAAGATTGGCAGGAGAGAGGGTCGCTCAGGTGGCAACTTATAAAGAATTTGCTAAACCAGCAGTCCATTGGAGCTGGGGAAATCGTCAAAAAACTGGCAGAAAAGCTTTTTCTCAAAAGTTGTCAAAAAGAATAATTGATACGAAGACCTCTCAAGAAACTTATGATCTAACAAGCCAATTGGTTGGATTAGATTAA
- the bchL gene encoding ferredoxin:protochlorophyllide reductase (ATP-dependent) iron-sulfur ATP-binding protein — MTSTINKPLDGEGSVQVKQDPKINIEEGALVIAVYGKGGIGKSTTSSNLSAAFSKLGKKVLQIGCDPKHDSTFTLTHKMVPTVIDILEEVDFHSEELRPTDFMFEGFNGVMCVESGGPPAGTGCGGYVTGQTVKLLKEHHLLEDTDVVIFDVLGDVVCGGFAAPLQHANYCLIVTANDFDSIFAMNRIVSAIKAKAKNYKVRLGGVVANRSKDTDQIDKFNEKTGLKTMAHFKDVDAIRRSRLKKCTIFEMEPTEDVIEVQNEYLSLAKNMLENVEPLEGNPLKDREIFDLLGFD; from the coding sequence ATGACAAGTACTATAAATAAACCTCTTGATGGAGAAGGAAGTGTTCAAGTAAAGCAAGATCCAAAAATAAATATCGAAGAAGGGGCTTTGGTTATTGCCGTTTATGGGAAGGGTGGCATCGGAAAATCAACTACATCATCAAACCTTTCTGCAGCATTCTCAAAATTAGGGAAAAAGGTTCTACAAATTGGATGTGATCCGAAACACGATAGCACTTTCACTTTGACCCACAAAATGGTTCCTACAGTTATCGATATTCTCGAAGAGGTAGATTTTCATAGCGAAGAATTAAGGCCTACCGATTTCATGTTTGAAGGTTTTAATGGCGTAATGTGCGTTGAAAGTGGAGGCCCTCCTGCTGGGACAGGTTGCGGCGGATATGTGACTGGTCAGACAGTTAAACTATTAAAAGAACATCACTTATTAGAAGATACTGACGTTGTTATTTTTGATGTCCTTGGAGACGTCGTTTGCGGGGGATTCGCAGCTCCATTGCAACACGCAAATTACTGTCTAATTGTTACTGCTAATGACTTCGACTCAATATTCGCTATGAATAGAATAGTTTCTGCAATCAAAGCAAAAGCAAAAAATTATAAAGTCAGATTAGGTGGTGTAGTAGCTAATAGATCAAAAGACACAGACCAAATTGATAAATTCAATGAAAAAACAGGTTTAAAAACTATGGCCCATTTTAAAGATGTCGACGCCATTAGAAGATCAAGACTAAAAAAATGTACCATTTTTGAAATGGAACCAACTGAAGATGTTATTGAAGTTCAAAATGAATATTTATCTCTTGCTAAAAATATGCTTGAAAACGTAGAACCTCTAGAAGGAAATCCACTTAAAGATAGAGAAATTTTTGATTTATTAGGATTTGATTAG